In one Rutidosis leptorrhynchoides isolate AG116_Rl617_1_P2 chromosome 8, CSIRO_AGI_Rlap_v1, whole genome shotgun sequence genomic region, the following are encoded:
- the LOC139864852 gene encoding uncharacterized protein has translation MASSSTFKRWLRPEVYPLFVTMGLAVGICGMQLIRNITGNPEVRVTKENRTAGILDNFVEGEKYAEHAVRKFVRNKSPQIMPSVNSFFSDPE, from the exons ATGGCGTCTTCTTCAACTTTTAAACGTTGGTTGAGGCCTGAG GTTTATCCTTTGTTTGTTACCATGGGTTTAGCTGTTGGAATCTGCGGAATGCAATTGATTCGCAACATAACTGGTAATCCTGAAGTCAG AGTGACTAAGGAAAACAGAACTGCTGGGATATTGGATAACTTTGTGGAAGGTGAAAAGTATGCGGAACATGCAGTAAGAAAGTTTGTTCGCAACAAGTCTCCGCAGATCATGCCATCTGTCAACTCATTCTTCTCAGACCCAGAATGA
- the LOC139863615 gene encoding uncharacterized protein, translating into MVRHKLVGAFFGGNIYISAVVVHNEFAVGESLRMKVDFGNGTFSSLFGIIGKPALCDRPDSWTCSLNNDGRYTVKKARELIDHLLLPTSQVKTLWYMFMPRKVNIFLWRFRLDSLPVRWNLSAKGINVSSIVCPSCNNGVEYRDHLFFECDVARDLWHKIRIWLDCDMPQMSSWDSFFTWLEGIRLRPLSKDRIIAVVVTSLWALWRFRNGVVFLDSFCNKSSLFDFIRLITFRWIKHRGHLVSNWNSWLSMPL; encoded by the exons ATGGTTAGGCATAAGTTAGTTGGTGCATTTTTCGGTGGCAATATTTATATTTCGGCCG TTGTGGTACACAATGAGTTTGCAGTCGGTGAGTCTTTGCGGATGAaagttgattttggtaatggtaccTTTTCGAG TCTTTTCGGGATTATTGGTAAACCTGCGTTGTGCGATCGCCCGGATTCTTGGACATGCTCTTTGAATAATGATGGCCGTTATACAGTTAAAAAAGCTAGAGAGCTTATTGATCACTTGCTTCTTCCGACCTCGCAAGTTAAGACTCTTTGGTACATGTTTATGCCTAGAAAAGTTAATATTTTCTTATGGCGTTTTCGTTTAGATTCTCTTCCTGTTCGTTGGAACCTATCCGCGAAGGGGATCAATGTCTCTTCTATTGTTTGTCCTTCTTGTAATAATGGGGTGGAGTATAGAGATCATTTGTTTTTCGAGTGTGATGTGGCTCGGGATTTATGGCATAAAATTCGTATCTGGCTTGATTGCGATATGCCTCAAATGTCGTCTTGGGATTCCTTTTTTACCTGGTTAGAAGGTATTCGTTTACGCCCGTTGTCAAAAGATCGGATCATCGCAGTTGTGGTGACGTCTTTATGGGCTTTATGGCGGTTCAGGAACGGTGTTGTTTTCTTAGATTCTTTTTGTAACAAAAGTAGTTTATTTGATTTCATTAGATTAATTACTTTTCGTTGGATTAAACATAGAGGTCATTTAGTTTCAAACTGGAACTCATGGCTGTCTATGCCTTTGTAA